A genomic window from Luteolibacter sp. LG18 includes:
- a CDS encoding ATPase, T2SS/T4P/T4SS family, translated as MDNSQLIELFQSRGLIDRSLAQDILAEIDTSGKEPAEILADYQVINHRDDVWPVIASELGAEMVDLRNWTPPAELLALMPAGTARLHGALPVHFDQNGLHVALVDPLNPQTVEDLRFTLGREILLVIAPDYLVEEKLNECYGGEGKAMDDLLAQLKLGGEGGMSQADLEAEANSAPIIRYVDLVLYQAIKEKASDIHFEPFEKDFKIRYRVDGALYEMAPPPQHLAVPILSRVKVMSNMNIAERRVPQDGRIVKQVGDKQVDMRVSSLPTQHGESIVLRILDRSSVNLSLENLGLPPHIYDYIGETIEKPNGIFIVTGPTGAGKTTTLYAALRRINTIDHKLLTAEDPVEYDMDGIVQIPVNEAIGLTFPRILRAFLRQDPDRIMVGEMRDLDTAQIAIQASLTGHLVLSTLHTNDAAGAMTRLVDMGCEPFLVAASLEGVLAQRLVRTICKECKAPYEPSEAILSQLGVSPHELGDKEFFTGRGCPVCGQTGYKGRRGLYELLDVTEPIRELITERKPSVVIKQKAVELGMNTLREDGLRNIYTGATTIEEVLKYT; from the coding sequence ATGGACAATTCCCAGCTTATCGAACTTTTCCAATCGCGCGGTCTCATTGATCGCTCGCTCGCCCAGGACATCCTCGCTGAAATCGACACCAGCGGCAAGGAGCCGGCCGAGATCCTCGCCGACTACCAGGTCATCAACCACCGCGACGATGTCTGGCCGGTGATCGCCTCCGAACTCGGGGCAGAAATGGTGGACCTCCGCAACTGGACGCCGCCCGCCGAGTTGCTGGCGCTGATGCCAGCCGGCACGGCCCGCCTCCATGGCGCGCTGCCGGTCCATTTCGACCAGAATGGCCTCCACGTCGCCCTCGTCGATCCTCTCAACCCGCAGACCGTCGAGGACCTGCGCTTCACCCTCGGTCGTGAGATCCTGCTGGTGATCGCGCCGGACTACCTCGTCGAAGAGAAACTCAACGAGTGCTACGGCGGTGAAGGCAAGGCGATGGACGATCTGCTCGCCCAGCTCAAGCTTGGCGGCGAAGGCGGCATGAGCCAGGCCGACCTCGAGGCCGAGGCGAACTCCGCTCCGATCATCCGCTATGTGGACTTGGTGCTCTACCAGGCCATCAAGGAGAAGGCCTCGGACATCCACTTCGAGCCCTTCGAGAAGGACTTCAAGATCCGCTACCGCGTGGACGGCGCGCTCTACGAAATGGCGCCGCCGCCCCAGCACCTCGCCGTGCCGATCCTTTCGCGCGTGAAGGTGATGTCGAACATGAACATCGCCGAGCGCCGCGTGCCGCAGGACGGCCGCATCGTGAAGCAGGTGGGGGACAAGCAGGTCGACATGCGCGTGTCCTCGCTGCCGACCCAGCACGGTGAATCGATCGTGCTCCGAATCCTCGACCGTTCCTCGGTGAACCTCTCGCTCGAGAACCTTGGTCTTCCGCCACACATCTACGACTACATCGGCGAGACCATCGAGAAGCCGAACGGCATCTTCATCGTCACCGGTCCGACCGGTGCCGGCAAGACCACCACGCTTTACGCCGCGCTGCGCCGCATCAACACCATCGACCACAAGCTCCTCACCGCCGAGGACCCGGTCGAATACGACATGGACGGCATCGTCCAGATCCCGGTCAACGAGGCGATCGGCCTGACCTTCCCGCGCATCCTCCGCGCCTTCCTGCGCCAGGACCCGGACCGCATCATGGTGGGGGAAATGCGAGACCTCGATACCGCCCAGATCGCCATCCAGGCGTCCCTGACCGGTCACTTGGTGCTTTCCACCCTGCACACCAACGACGCCGCCGGTGCCATGACCCGTCTCGTGGACATGGGTTGCGAGCCGTTCTTGGTCGCCGCCTCGCTCGAAGGGGTGCTCGCCCAGCGTCTCGTCCGCACCATCTGCAAGGAGTGCAAGGCCCCGTATGAACCCAGCGAGGCGATTCTTTCCCAGCTCGGCGTCTCCCCGCACGAGCTTGGCGACAAGGAGTTCTTCACCGGGCGTGGTTGCCCCGTCTGCGGCCAGACCGGTTACAAGGGCCGCCGCGGTCTTTACGAGCTTCTCGACGTCACCGAGCCGATCCGCGAGCTCATCACCGAACGCAAACCCAGCGTGGTGATCAAGCAGAAGGCTGTCGAACTGGGCATGAACACGTTGCGCGAGGACGGCCTGCGCAACATCTACACCGGCGCGACGACCATCGAAGAAGTGCTGAAATACACCTGA
- a CDS encoding ATPase, T2SS/T4P/T4SS family, which produces MFSNEEYLAQLLIESGMVSDEDVANARLALSGRETLIEKLLSQGTLTQETVAQVLASNAGLPYVDLESFSFEPTITESMPEDVARRYNVIPVQDDGYYLTLAVADPLNFEVMDSLPHVLGRELNFVCGTPHAITNCLRQFYGVDTSSATSDLATPDDEVNSADAPIIKLVYQILTEAMRLKVSDIHIEPMETSVRIRYRMDGKLVEVDNHPKKLLPAIIARLKVMSGTMSIAEKRLPQDGRIQIKAGDKEVDLRVSSVPSNHGESIVMRILDKSALVLGLPQLGFFSDDQATFEKLIGLPDGIILVTGPTGSGKTTTLYGCLNVINKPDKKIITVEDPVEYELAGINQVMVKADIGMTFAAALRAMLRQAPNIVMIGEIRDAETANIAINASLTGHLVFSTLHTNDAPGAVARLADIGVKRFLIASAVRAVMAQRLVRKLCPNCKTPTDLTEKELRALNLDASRTAAATIFGPVGCDKCRGGGHKGRMGIFEIFQIDDEARHMINAELTTMQLRRRARELGMRTLREDGIRKVLAGLTSAQEVIHATMADFD; this is translated from the coding sequence GTGTTTTCCAACGAAGAATATCTCGCCCAATTGCTGATCGAATCCGGCATGGTGAGCGATGAGGATGTGGCGAATGCCCGCCTCGCGCTTTCAGGCCGCGAAACCCTCATCGAGAAGCTGTTGAGCCAAGGCACCCTGACCCAGGAGACGGTCGCGCAGGTGCTGGCATCCAATGCCGGGCTCCCTTACGTGGACCTGGAATCGTTCTCCTTCGAGCCGACGATCACCGAATCGATGCCCGAGGACGTGGCCCGCCGTTACAACGTGATTCCGGTCCAGGATGACGGCTACTACCTGACCCTGGCGGTGGCCGATCCCCTCAATTTCGAGGTGATGGACAGCTTGCCACACGTGTTGGGACGCGAACTTAACTTTGTCTGCGGCACGCCGCACGCGATCACCAACTGCCTGCGCCAGTTCTATGGCGTGGACACTTCCTCCGCGACCAGTGACCTGGCCACGCCGGACGACGAGGTGAACAGCGCGGATGCCCCGATCATCAAGCTGGTTTACCAGATCCTCACCGAGGCCATGCGCCTCAAGGTGTCCGACATCCACATCGAGCCGATGGAGACTTCGGTGCGCATCCGCTACCGCATGGACGGCAAGCTGGTGGAGGTGGACAACCATCCCAAGAAGCTTCTGCCCGCCATCATCGCCCGTCTGAAGGTGATGAGCGGCACCATGAGCATCGCGGAAAAGCGCCTGCCGCAGGACGGCCGCATCCAGATCAAGGCGGGCGACAAGGAGGTCGACCTCCGCGTTTCCTCGGTGCCCTCGAACCATGGCGAATCGATCGTCATGCGTATTCTCGACAAGTCCGCCCTCGTGCTCGGCCTGCCGCAGCTCGGGTTCTTCTCGGACGACCAGGCGACCTTCGAGAAACTCATCGGCCTGCCGGACGGCATCATCCTGGTGACCGGCCCGACCGGTTCCGGCAAGACCACCACGCTCTACGGCTGCCTGAACGTCATCAACAAGCCGGACAAGAAGATCATCACCGTGGAGGACCCGGTCGAATACGAGCTCGCCGGTATCAACCAGGTGATGGTGAAGGCGGACATCGGCATGACCTTCGCCGCTGCCCTCCGCGCCATGCTCCGCCAGGCGCCGAACATCGTCATGATCGGGGAAATTCGTGACGCCGAGACCGCGAACATCGCGATCAACGCGTCCCTCACCGGTCACTTGGTGTTCTCCACCCTCCACACCAACGACGCCCCCGGCGCGGTGGCCCGTCTCGCCGACATCGGCGTGAAGCGCTTCCTTATTGCCTCCGCGGTCCGCGCGGTGATGGCCCAGCGCCTCGTCCGCAAGCTCTGCCCGAACTGCAAAACTCCCACCGATCTCACGGAAAAGGAGCTGCGCGCGCTCAACCTCGATGCCTCCCGCACCGCTGCTGCCACCATCTTTGGACCGGTGGGCTGCGACAAGTGCCGTGGCGGCGGTCACAAGGGCCGCATGGGCATCTTCGAAATCTTCCAGATCGATGACGAGGCCCGTCATATGATCAACGCTGAACTGACCACCATGCAGCTTCGCCGCCGCGCGCGGGAACTCGGCATGCGAACCCTCCGCGAAGACGGCATCCGCAAGGTGCTCGCGGGTCTGACCTCCGCCCAGGAGGTGATCCACGCCACCATGGCCGACTTCGATTGA
- a CDS encoding putative peptidoglycan glycosyltransferase FtsW translates to MIRYAAIVLCIAVALLVCLGLVMLASTSAWVLEGGEPYSFVKKQALMVVVGAVLAIFAARVPDAPLRKLWPWALAAVCVLLVMCLIPGVGIEIYGSKRWVKMPVMGAFQPSELARVVGVIALAGWFARWQTETRTFWRGFILPGMIIGLPIGLIAIETDVGSALSMSMACATVFFCAGTRLRYLIPIAILGMTAAYTYVRHDPVRWSRIESWLDPENHQKDNGMQQWRALIAFGNGGPTGVGLGNGNEKFGNLTFAHIDFIFPEIGEELGLPATLGVVLCYVMIAVCGIGIAAQAKTVFARLAAIGLTCMIVVPAMQNIAVTTGCLPNDGLPLPFISYGGSSIVFALAAVGMLVGIHRRGIQEDAGGLVLDRQRGHDLRL, encoded by the coding sequence GTGATCCGCTACGCCGCCATCGTCCTGTGCATCGCCGTGGCCCTCCTGGTGTGCCTCGGGCTGGTGATGCTGGCGAGCACGAGCGCCTGGGTGCTGGAGGGGGGGGAGCCCTACTCCTTCGTCAAGAAACAGGCCCTGATGGTGGTCGTGGGTGCGGTGCTCGCCATTTTCGCCGCCCGGGTGCCGGATGCCCCGCTGCGGAAGCTGTGGCCGTGGGCGTTGGCGGCGGTCTGCGTGCTGCTGGTGATGTGCCTGATCCCCGGGGTGGGGATCGAAATCTACGGATCGAAACGCTGGGTGAAGATGCCGGTGATGGGGGCGTTCCAGCCCTCCGAGCTGGCCCGTGTGGTGGGCGTGATCGCGCTGGCGGGCTGGTTTGCCCGCTGGCAGACGGAGACCCGCACCTTCTGGCGCGGGTTCATCCTGCCCGGGATGATCATCGGCCTGCCGATCGGTCTGATCGCGATCGAAACGGACGTCGGCTCCGCTCTTTCGATGTCCATGGCCTGCGCCACGGTGTTTTTCTGCGCCGGCACCCGCCTCCGCTATCTGATCCCGATCGCCATCCTCGGGATGACCGCGGCCTACACCTACGTCCGCCACGATCCGGTCCGCTGGTCGCGCATCGAGTCGTGGCTCGATCCCGAGAACCATCAGAAGGACAACGGGATGCAACAATGGCGGGCGCTCATCGCCTTCGGCAATGGCGGACCGACCGGCGTGGGCCTGGGCAACGGCAACGAGAAGTTCGGAAACCTGACTTTCGCCCACATCGACTTCATTTTCCCGGAAATCGGCGAGGAACTGGGGCTCCCGGCCACCCTCGGGGTGGTGCTCTGCTACGTGATGATCGCCGTCTGCGGGATCGGGATCGCGGCGCAGGCGAAAACGGTCTTCGCCCGGCTGGCGGCCATCGGTCTGACCTGCATGATCGTCGTTCCGGCCATGCAGAACATTGCCGTGACCACCGGTTGCCTGCCGAACGACGGCCTGCCGCTGCCGTTCATTTCGTACGGGGGATCGAGCATCGTTTTCGCCCTCGCGGCGGTGGGGATGCTGGTGGGAATCCACCGCCGGGGCATCCAAGAGGATGCGGGCGGGCTGGTATTGGATCGTCAACGCGGCCACGACCTCCGCCTCTGA
- a CDS encoding LysM peptidoglycan-binding domain-containing protein, which translates to MKHHPTLPTKREPVKKGIIKRLHAVTKNRKQRVAATAMAGDFDTELPGRKIGMALAVIVGVHVVAAGLVFFHHWRLEGRGGDSASGKSAPLALASQANATLPTVSKSDELHPVRSGETYAAIAAQHKVDESALREANLNTPLSAGRILKIPPKTIAPAESPELAALRLGNQPDMRGNEVEVPKATVVPDAVVVKSKRSTADFTATTRASEKPVKSTASEKEATSTKVVSVTKEKTKEKEKEASTPKAASGRSYVVQNGDTLYRIAGRYKIGPDQLMKANGISDARKLMPGMTLSIPN; encoded by the coding sequence ATGAAACATCACCCGACCCTTCCCACCAAACGGGAGCCCGTCAAAAAGGGCATCATCAAGCGTCTCCACGCCGTCACGAAGAACCGCAAGCAGCGTGTGGCCGCCACCGCGATGGCGGGTGACTTCGATACCGAATTGCCAGGTCGCAAGATCGGCATGGCCCTCGCCGTGATCGTGGGCGTGCACGTGGTGGCCGCGGGTCTGGTGTTTTTCCACCACTGGCGCCTGGAAGGTCGCGGCGGTGATTCCGCGTCCGGGAAATCCGCCCCGCTCGCGCTCGCGTCCCAGGCGAACGCCACGCTGCCGACCGTTTCCAAGTCCGACGAGCTGCACCCGGTGCGGAGCGGCGAGACCTATGCGGCGATCGCGGCCCAGCACAAGGTCGACGAAAGTGCCCTCCGCGAGGCGAACCTGAATACCCCGCTCAGCGCGGGCCGGATTCTGAAGATCCCGCCGAAGACCATCGCCCCGGCCGAATCGCCGGAGCTGGCGGCGCTCCGTCTGGGCAACCAGCCGGACATGCGCGGCAACGAGGTCGAGGTGCCGAAGGCCACCGTCGTGCCGGACGCCGTGGTCGTGAAATCGAAGCGGTCGACCGCGGATTTCACCGCCACCACCCGTGCGTCCGAAAAGCCGGTCAAGTCCACCGCCTCGGAGAAGGAAGCCACCTCCACCAAGGTGGTCTCGGTCACCAAGGAGAAAACCAAGGAGAAGGAAAAGGAGGCCTCGACCCCGAAGGCTGCCTCGGGCCGCAGCTACGTGGTGCAGAACGGTGACACCCTCTACCGCATCGCCGGCCGCTACAAGATCGGCCCGGACCAGCTCATGAAGGCGAACGGCATCAGCGATGCCCGCAAGCTGATGCCCGGCATGACCCTTTCGATTCCCAACTGA
- the murD gene encoding UDP-N-acetylmuramoyl-L-alanine--D-glutamate ligase: MTLSGKHVAVLGAGHSGRAAAALALREGAAVTVYDAAGAEVFKGMPEGAGVVPHATAGIGSTVTSDLLVVSPGIDTYGPYVAAFSEQAGEVIGETEFAARYFTGRIVGITGTNGKTTTTELVARILAGAGLGGTPCGNYGVPLAEVVLQKEQPAAVSLELSSFQLETIRTLHPVVAIWLNFAPDHMDRYPTVEAYYAAKLRIFENQTTADTAVVRAGETLPALVARTERFSTEDESADWFSDGLVVRHRGEVVLDLQHDTSLRGLHNAENAMAALAAGHALGIPFATMRESLHGYAPPPHRCELIRTLDGVEYLNDSKATNLHALESALRSQTRPVVLIAGGKEKGLDYAPVVPLLKRKGLAAVTFGQIAVPLGKVLADAVPVETVFTLEEAVHTARRLAPRGSTVLLSPGTSSFDQFSGYENRGNVFRDIVHQLR; encoded by the coding sequence ATGACGCTTTCTGGTAAACATGTCGCCGTCCTTGGCGCCGGCCACAGCGGCCGGGCCGCCGCCGCGCTCGCCCTGCGCGAAGGGGCGGCCGTGACCGTGTATGACGCGGCGGGAGCGGAAGTCTTCAAGGGCATGCCGGAAGGCGCGGGTGTCGTGCCGCACGCCACCGCGGGCATCGGCAGCACCGTGACCTCGGACCTGCTGGTCGTGAGCCCGGGGATCGACACCTACGGTCCCTACGTCGCCGCGTTCTCCGAACAGGCGGGCGAGGTGATCGGGGAAACCGAGTTTGCCGCGCGCTATTTCACCGGCCGGATCGTCGGCATCACCGGCACCAATGGCAAGACCACCACCACCGAGCTGGTGGCCCGCATCTTGGCGGGCGCGGGTCTCGGTGGCACACCCTGCGGCAACTACGGCGTGCCGCTGGCCGAGGTGGTCCTGCAGAAGGAACAGCCCGCGGCGGTTTCGCTGGAGCTCAGCTCGTTCCAGTTGGAAACCATCCGCACCCTGCATCCGGTGGTGGCCATCTGGCTGAATTTCGCGCCGGACCACATGGACCGCTATCCGACGGTGGAGGCCTACTACGCCGCCAAGCTGCGGATTTTCGAAAACCAGACCACCGCCGACACCGCGGTGGTCCGGGCCGGGGAGACCTTGCCCGCGCTGGTGGCCCGCACCGAGCGCTTTTCCACCGAGGACGAGTCCGCTGATTGGTTCTCGGACGGTCTCGTCGTCCGCCACCGCGGCGAGGTGGTGCTGGATCTCCAGCACGACACCAGCCTGCGCGGCCTCCACAACGCGGAGAACGCCATGGCCGCGCTCGCCGCTGGCCACGCGCTGGGGATTCCCTTCGCCACCATGCGGGAGTCCCTGCATGGCTACGCGCCGCCGCCGCACCGCTGCGAGCTGATCCGCACGCTTGATGGCGTGGAGTACCTCAACGATTCCAAGGCCACCAACCTGCACGCGCTGGAAAGCGCGCTGCGCTCCCAGACCCGCCCGGTGGTGCTGATCGCCGGCGGCAAGGAGAAGGGGCTCGATTACGCCCCGGTGGTGCCGCTGCTGAAACGCAAGGGCCTCGCCGCCGTCACCTTCGGCCAGATCGCCGTGCCGCTGGGCAAGGTGCTGGCGGACGCCGTGCCGGTCGAAACCGTTTTCACGCTCGAAGAAGCCGTCCACACCGCCCGCCGCCTGGCGCCGCGGGGTTCGACGGTCCTGTTGTCCCCGGGGACGTCGTCGTTCGACCAGTTCTCCGGTTATGAAAACCGCGGAAATGTCTTCCGCGACATCGTCCATCAACTGCGCTGA
- the mraY gene encoding phospho-N-acetylmuramoyl-pentapeptide-transferase, producing MLTAIYDFWKAAYEAEILANPRHPEGWAHTYSFFNLLGYITFRAAVACLLSFILSLLIGPRVIRKLISLKVGQPIRTAAEVHKLAELHGGKIGTPTMGGVLILGVVLVSTLVCARVFNPFVAVCACTMGACGLLGFCDDFKKVKEKKSDGVSARTKLFWQLVIAVVAACFIYYKKEISGFGATEAERALGVAGFRLGKEPIGIGAICFPLWKAPLINLGWLAIPFFVAIIIGTSNAVNLTDGLDGLATGCTITTALAYSLLAYLAGHFYMATDYLVIPHNRYVGELAVFLMALVGAGFGFLWFNCHPAKVFMGDTGSLGIGGALATAAICTKQELLLVIIGGVFVMEALSVILQVGSFKLRKKRIFKMSPIHHHFELLGWHENQVIIRFWLLSIMLALFGLALLKIA from the coding sequence ATGCTCACCGCGATCTACGATTTCTGGAAAGCCGCCTATGAGGCGGAAATCCTCGCCAACCCGCGCCATCCCGAGGGATGGGCCCACACCTACTCGTTTTTCAACCTCCTCGGCTACATCACCTTCCGTGCCGCGGTGGCTTGCTTGCTGTCCTTCATCCTCAGCCTGCTGATCGGGCCGCGGGTGATCCGCAAGCTGATCTCGTTGAAGGTCGGTCAGCCGATCCGCACCGCCGCCGAGGTCCACAAGCTCGCGGAGCTGCATGGTGGCAAGATCGGCACGCCCACCATGGGCGGCGTCCTGATTCTCGGCGTGGTGTTGGTTTCGACGCTGGTCTGCGCGCGCGTGTTCAATCCCTTCGTGGCGGTCTGCGCCTGCACCATGGGGGCCTGTGGCCTGTTGGGCTTCTGTGATGACTTCAAGAAGGTGAAGGAAAAGAAGTCGGACGGCGTCAGCGCCCGCACCAAGCTGTTCTGGCAACTGGTGATCGCGGTGGTGGCAGCCTGCTTCATTTACTACAAGAAGGAGATCTCCGGCTTCGGTGCCACCGAGGCCGAGCGCGCGCTGGGCGTCGCCGGGTTCCGGCTCGGCAAGGAGCCGATCGGCATCGGCGCGATTTGCTTCCCACTGTGGAAAGCCCCGCTGATCAATCTCGGCTGGCTGGCGATCCCGTTCTTCGTAGCGATCATCATCGGCACCTCGAACGCGGTGAACCTCACCGATGGCCTCGATGGCTTGGCCACCGGTTGCACGATCACCACCGCGCTCGCCTACTCGCTGCTGGCCTACTTGGCCGGGCATTTTTACATGGCCACCGATTACCTGGTGATCCCGCACAACCGCTACGTCGGTGAACTGGCGGTGTTCCTGATGGCCTTGGTGGGCGCGGGCTTCGGGTTCCTGTGGTTCAATTGCCATCCGGCGAAGGTCTTCATGGGCGACACCGGTTCGCTCGGCATCGGCGGCGCGCTCGCCACGGCGGCAATCTGCACCAAGCAGGAACTGCTGCTCGTCATCATCGGCGGCGTGTTCGTGATGGAGGCGCTTTCGGTGATCCTGCAGGTCGGCAGCTTCAAGCTGCGGAAGAAGCGCATCTTCAAGATGTCGCCCATCCACCACCACTTCGAGTTGCTCGGCTGGCACGAGAACCAGGTGATCATCCGGTTCTGGCTGCTCTCCATCATGCTCGCCCTCTTCGGTCTCGCCCTTTTGAAAATCGCATGA
- the murF gene encoding UDP-N-acetylmuramoyl-tripeptide--D-alanyl-D-alanine ligase translates to MRTITVHELAEILGTTVAAGSGEARVSAGVSTDTRTLPAGSAFFALRGENFDGHRFTEVALNSGATALVVVGWEGEAPENAGVVVVPDTLAALQRLAFWWRGQLDIPVIGITGSNGKTSTKDFMASVLSRRFKVSATKGNLNNHIGVPLTVLGTDEDTGAAVWEMGMNHSGEIAPLCEIARPKFGIITNVGTAHIEYLGSREGIAEEKGMLARALPSDGTLFLPAGCDFYEYFRQRTKAHVVPVGNGRGLVRAENLEIGDGFSRFTLVIEGEAPADVLLPVAGRHMVTNALLAAGAAWKLGLSPEEIAAGLSATVLTGGRLRRIEWNGITLFDDTYNANPESMAAALETLADVPVAAGSRRIAVLGRMAEQGEHAPAAHRRTGELAARRGITVVAVGDGAEEIAGAAENGRHFPDVESAAGWLSSGCHAGDVVLFKGSRSAAIERVMNSAFPRP, encoded by the coding sequence GTGAGAACCATCACCGTCCACGAACTCGCGGAAATCCTCGGCACCACGGTCGCCGCGGGATCCGGGGAGGCGCGTGTGTCCGCCGGGGTTTCCACGGACACCCGGACGCTGCCCGCGGGCTCGGCGTTCTTCGCCCTGCGCGGCGAGAATTTCGACGGCCACCGCTTCACCGAGGTGGCGCTGAATTCCGGTGCCACCGCGCTGGTGGTGGTCGGCTGGGAAGGCGAAGCCCCGGAGAACGCGGGTGTGGTGGTCGTGCCGGACACGCTGGCCGCCCTGCAGCGCCTGGCGTTCTGGTGGCGCGGCCAGCTCGATATCCCGGTGATCGGCATCACCGGTTCGAACGGCAAGACCAGCACCAAGGACTTCATGGCCTCGGTGCTGTCCCGCCGGTTCAAGGTCAGCGCGACCAAGGGCAACCTCAACAACCACATCGGCGTGCCGCTGACCGTGCTGGGCACGGACGAGGACACGGGCGCGGCGGTGTGGGAAATGGGCATGAACCACAGCGGCGAGATCGCGCCGCTGTGCGAGATCGCGCGTCCGAAGTTCGGCATCATCACCAATGTCGGCACCGCCCACATCGAGTATCTCGGCTCCCGCGAGGGCATCGCGGAAGAGAAGGGGATGCTCGCGCGCGCGCTGCCGTCCGATGGCACGCTGTTTCTGCCCGCGGGCTGCGATTTCTACGAATACTTCCGCCAGCGCACGAAGGCGCACGTGGTGCCGGTCGGCAATGGCCGCGGCCTGGTGCGCGCGGAGAACTTGGAAATCGGCGACGGATTCTCGCGGTTCACGCTGGTGATCGAGGGCGAGGCTCCAGCCGATGTCCTGCTGCCGGTGGCGGGCCGCCACATGGTCACGAACGCCCTGCTTGCCGCAGGTGCCGCCTGGAAGCTGGGCCTTTCTCCGGAGGAAATCGCCGCCGGTCTTTCCGCCACCGTCCTCACCGGCGGTCGCCTGCGCCGCATCGAGTGGAACGGCATCACCCTTTTCGACGACACCTACAACGCGAACCCGGAATCCATGGCCGCCGCCTTGGAAACCCTGGCCGATGTGCCGGTGGCCGCCGGTTCCCGCCGCATCGCCGTGCTGGGCCGGATGGCCGAGCAGGGCGAGCACGCCCCCGCCGCCCACCGCCGCACTGGTGAGCTCGCCGCCCGCCGCGGCATCACCGTGGTCGCCGTGGGCGATGGAGCCGAGGAAATCGCCGGGGCCGCCGAGAACGGCCGCCATTTCCCCGATGTCGAATCCGCCGCCGGCTGGCTCTCGTCCGGTTGCCATGCCGGGGACGTCGTCCTCTTCAAGGGCAGCCGCTCCGCCGCCATCGAGCGTGTCATGAACTCCGCCTTTCCCCGTCCCTGA
- a CDS encoding UDP-N-acetylmuramoyl-L-alanyl-D-glutamate--2,6-diaminopimelate ligase, whose protein sequence is MILRDLAAKLTRSTVAGSLDQELTSVTDDSRQAGPGVLFVAVRGEAADGHDYIDKAIEAGSTVIVAETAQPRNFSTAVTWLHVPDSRYVLAVFASAFNGDAWKDMAIAGVTGTNGKTTTAFLVHHLMKTTWHRAGLLGTVTVDDGEKAVPATSTTPGSLELQGLLGRMRDHGCRGVSMEVSSHGIDQQRIASLGFDAAIFTNLTQDHLDYHGTMERYFEAKKSWFDKLADNPLGKKPVAVINVDDAHGLEIAESLEGKLPVYRFGFGVHTDFRANNLKQSARGMEFELTAKGKSFLVRAPLIGRFNVYNLLGAIAAASACGIRPRESVAAIAEAPQVPGRMENIGQAGGATVFVDYAHTPDALENACRTLRELNPRRLITVFGCGGDRDRTKRPLMGAAAAQNSDICIITSDNPRSEDPMAIIQEIEKGIGSANYKVIADREEAISSVVKAARAGDIVLIAGKGHETYQQFADRTIDFDDRKHAWKALRERSETEERP, encoded by the coding sequence ATGATCCTCCGCGACCTTGCTGCCAAACTCACCCGCTCGACGGTCGCCGGATCCCTCGATCAGGAACTCACCTCCGTCACCGATGACTCCCGCCAGGCCGGGCCCGGAGTTCTCTTTGTCGCCGTCCGCGGGGAAGCCGCCGACGGGCATGACTACATCGACAAGGCGATCGAGGCCGGATCGACCGTGATCGTGGCGGAAACCGCCCAGCCGCGGAATTTCTCCACCGCCGTCACCTGGCTGCATGTGCCGGACAGCCGCTACGTGCTCGCGGTATTCGCCAGCGCCTTCAATGGCGACGCTTGGAAGGACATGGCCATCGCCGGGGTGACCGGCACCAATGGCAAGACCACCACCGCCTTCCTGGTTCATCACCTGATGAAGACCACTTGGCACCGAGCCGGTTTGCTCGGCACGGTGACCGTGGACGATGGCGAAAAGGCGGTGCCCGCCACCTCCACCACCCCGGGTTCGCTGGAGCTCCAGGGCCTGCTCGGCCGCATGCGGGACCACGGTTGCCGCGGTGTCTCGATGGAGGTGTCCTCGCACGGGATCGATCAGCAGCGGATCGCCTCGCTCGGCTTCGACGCCGCGATTTTCACGAATCTCACGCAGGACCATCTCGACTACCACGGCACGATGGAGCGCTACTTCGAGGCGAAGAAGTCGTGGTTCGACAAGCTGGCGGACAATCCGCTCGGCAAGAAGCCGGTGGCCGTGATCAACGTCGACGACGCCCACGGTTTGGAGATCGCCGAGTCGCTGGAAGGCAAGCTGCCGGTCTACCGCTTCGGTTTCGGCGTCCACACCGATTTCCGCGCGAACAACCTGAAGCAGAGCGCTCGCGGTATGGAGTTCGAGCTCACCGCGAAGGGTAAATCGTTCCTGGTCCGCGCGCCGCTCATCGGCCGCTTCAACGTTTACAACCTCCTTGGCGCGATCGCCGCGGCCAGCGCCTGTGGCATCCGCCCGCGCGAATCCGTCGCCGCCATCGCCGAGGCCCCTCAGGTCCCGGGCCGCATGGAAAACATTGGCCAGGCGGGTGGCGCCACCGTGTTCGTGGATTACGCGCACACGCCGGACGCCCTCGAAAACGCCTGCCGCACCTTGCGCGAGCTGAACCCGCGCCGCCTGATCACCGTCTTCGGCTGCGGGGGTGATCGCGACCGCACCAAGCGCCCGCTGATGGGGGCCGCCGCCGCCCAGAACAGCGACATCTGCATCATCACCTCGGACAATCCGCGCAGCGAGGATCCGATGGCGATCATTCAGGAAATCGAAAAAGGCATTGGCAGCGCGAATTACAAGGTCATCGCCGACCGCGAGGAGGCCATCTCCTCGGTGGTGAAGGCCGCCCGTGCGGGGGACATCGTCCTCATCGCCGGCAAGGGCCACGAGACCTACCAGCAGTTCGCCGACCGGACCATCGACTTCGACGACCGCAAACACGCTTGGAAGGCGCTGCGCGAACGCAGCGAAACCGAGGAACGCCCGTGA